A portion of the Glycine soja cultivar W05 unplaced genomic scaffold, ASM419377v2 tig00026871_1_pilon_223794_404867, whole genome shotgun sequence genome contains these proteins:
- the LOC114404364 gene encoding uncharacterized protein LOC114404364, with product MSNQKSTESALKNLEVQVGQLAKQLADRSSSSFTTNTEKNPKEDYKVVMTRSRMGIHVDESEAKKKMEEHKQQLAPKPTLEPKNWYIHSDKIIVEGNFSAVSQRILPPKHKDPGVVTIPCSIGDVAVGKDLIDLGVSINLMPLSMCRRLGDLEIMHTCMILQLVDRSITRPYGVIEDVLVKMKHLIFPTDFVVIDIEEDADIPLILGLSFMSTKSFVVDMGKKMLQMGTEDQKISFDLFHEDKEPPDRNVCFKVHVMEERRPKKKVLEVGTLLDPG from the exons ATGTCTAACCAGAAGAGCACAGAGTCTGCCCTAAAGAATCTAGAGGTCCAAGTGGGACAGCTTGCAAAGCAATTGGCGGATAGATCATCAAGCAGTTTTACAACTAATACAGAgaaaaatcccaaggaggaCTATAAAGTCGTGATGACTAGAAGCAGAATGGGAATCCATGTGGATGAGAGTGAAGCtaagaagaagatggaggaacATAAACAACAGCTGGCACCTAAGCCAACACTTGAACCT aagaactggtacatccatagtgacaAAATTATAGTGGAAGGCAATTTTAGTGCTGTGAGTCAACGCattcttccacctaagcacaaagatcctggagtTGTCACGATACCGTGTTCCATTGGTGACGTTGCTGTAGGAAAAGatctcatagacttgggagttagtatcaacttaatgcctctctccatgtgTCGGCGACTTGGAGATCTTGAGATAATGCATACATGCATGATCCTTCAGTTAGTTGATCGCTCCATCACAAGACCgtatggagtgattgaagatgttttggtgaagaTGAAACACCTTATATTTCCAACTGATTTTGTGGTGATAGACATAGAAGAGGATGCTGatattcctctcattcttggccTCTCATTCATGTCTACTAAAAGCTTTGTAGTAGATATGGGAAAGAAGATGTTGCAAATGGGCACAGAAGATCAGAAAATCAGCTTTGATCTATTTCATGAAGATAAAGAGCCACCTGACCGGAATGTCTGTTTTAAAGTTCACGTGATGGAGGAAAGAAGACCTAAGAAGAAGGTCCTTGAAGTGGGAACTTTATTGGATCCTGGATAA